Sequence from the Fibrobacter sp. UWB2 genome:
CGGAGTTCCCTCGATTTCCGTAATTTCGTCGCCCGCCTTAAGCCCTGCTTTGTCTGCAGGGGATTTCTTTATGACTTGCTTGATGACGTACTTTTGTTTAATGACCGTAGAATCCAGCGTGAATCCAGCATCGGTTTTGGGGTCAGATGTACTCCATGTGCTCATCAGGCCTACAGAACGTGCCGGATCTATGTAATATGTAAATGCGTCATTCATCATGGCGTACATATAGTAGATGTCGTGATAATCCCAGGGGTACCCGCTTTGAACCAGTAACTTGACTTGCTCTTTATCTAATTTGTCTATGTAGTCCTCGGGCTTGCCTAGGTACAGGTCTTTATTGATGTAGAGATAATACAACTGTGAGTAGTTGTATAAAAATTCCTTGGTATAGCTAGACGCTTTCAGTTCATTGGCTGAAGTCCCGCTGTCCGAAGAACAGGCGGTCGCACCCATGGCAAAACATGCAAGTGAAAAAGCCGAGATGGTGTAAATTAATGAATAGACTTTTCGAAAGCCTTTAGATAAAAGTCTGCATCGGCCCATATGACAGCTCCTTCTTCAGATTTTGAACCCGAATACTCTTTAACCCCTAGTGCGCGTTTGGCTAGAGATGCGTCCTGCGCAGGACTCTTGACGCCATAGAGCTCGTATGCCACTTGGGCAACGCAGTTTTCGGTAATGGTTCCAGAACAGTCGAACTTAGGCTGGATGCCTTTCTTGTGGTATGAGTTGCCCTTGGGTGTCAAAAATTCGAAATTGGTGATGGTGGCCATCCCGCCGGCGTAGGTAAAATAGGTTGTCTGCCCAACGCCTTTGCCGTATGTCTTGACGCCTGCATGCGGAATATCGGTTGTCTCTGTGACCGCTGCGGTAAAGATTTCGGCGGCGCTTGCGGTGCCTCCGTTTGTCAGGATGATAAATTTGCCCGATTCCCCGATATCGCCCGCTTTTGCATCGGTATGCGATTGTACGTAGATTGATTCTCCGTTGTCGTTTATGGCGCGTTGGCGCATGGTGGACATTGTTCCCTTGCTTACAAACAAATCGGCCATCTTGAGGCTTTGCATCACGAGCCCGCCGGGATTGTTTCTCAGGTCGAGAACGCGTACACGCTTGTCTGAGGTTGTTGAATCGAGGTAGCTTTTAAGTTCACCGAATGTCCCGAGCTTTCTGTTGGCGGTAGAGTCTTTAAAACCCTCGATAGAGACAAATATGATGCCCGGGTAGCCTTTTGCTGAATCTTCATATAGCGTATCGACAAAGACGGTCGGTGCGTAGACGGTTTCCTTTTCGAGCTTGAACAGGGTCGTATCGCCCTTGTAGGCGACGACTAGGTCTATGTTCTTGGTGTAACTTAAGACGGAATCGTAGGTGGCTTTGGCTTTTTCGCCCGTGAGGTCAATGTCGTTTACCTTGAGGATGTTTCCGTCTCTTGGAACTCCTGCTTGCCCTGCGGGGCTGATGGGGTAAACTCGGGCAATCTTGATGGGGTGCTCAAGAGTAAGATCGACGGTGTAGCGCATTCCGACGTCGCCACCGATGATTTTGCTTGTATTGATGATCGTCGATCGCTCTTCGCTCTTGGCGGGAGGTGTATATGAAGTGTAGGGGTCCTTGAGGAAGGAATAAAGCTGTTGTTGTAT
This genomic interval carries:
- a CDS encoding S41 family peptidase, which produces MSLRIILAATLLCLLGCSDFIHPVKSTPEPESEYAFNYWLLQKVFLYEERLSDLPKDGDSDSIQQQLYSFLKDPYTSYTPPAKSEERSTIINTSKIIGGDVGMRYTVDLTLEHPIKIARVYPISPAGQAGVPRDGNILKVNDIDLTGEKAKATYDSVLSYTKNIDLVVAYKGDTTLFKLEKETVYAPTVFVDTLYEDSAKGYPGIIFVSIEGFKDSTANRKLGTFGELKSYLDSTTSDKRVRVLDLRNNPGGLVMQSLKMADLFVSKGTMSTMRQRAINDNGESIYVQSHTDAKAGDIGESGKFIILTNGGTASAAEIFTAAVTETTDIPHAGVKTYGKGVGQTTYFTYAGGMATITNFEFLTPKGNSYHKKGIQPKFDCSGTITENCVAQVAYELYGVKSPAQDASLAKRALGVKEYSGSKSEEGAVIWADADFYLKAFEKSIH